The Zestosphaera sp. genome includes a window with the following:
- a CDS encoding DUF655 domain-containing protein produces the protein MSSRTPSSGDKRVVREEFAIVLDFMPSGNPLDTHHPSHKNKPLAQAVGSTYFTLIEFHPKPGMWVSQGEKVCVSFRFRELRDKVGYVWGDPIRYDDLTSVAKSYLPEAIKSAVKDLEKVFVTFFNIAAPVTIKLHSLELIPGIGKKTMWTILEERKKPFETFQDIQSRVKIPDPVALVTERLIKEIKGEERIYLFTDPPPGVKDAIVLGYLHRIYSMLGYE, from the coding sequence ATGAGTTCTAGGACTCCCTCCAGTGGGGATAAGAGGGTGGTGAGGGAGGAGTTCGCCATAGTCCTCGACTTCATGCCCAGCGGTAATCCGCTGGACACCCACCACCCATCACACAAGAACAAACCGTTGGCTCAGGCGGTGGGATCAACGTACTTCACTTTGATAGAGTTCCACCCTAAGCCAGGCATGTGGGTCTCCCAAGGGGAGAAGGTCTGCGTCAGCTTCAGATTCCGTGAGCTGAGGGATAAGGTCGGGTATGTGTGGGGGGATCCGATTCGGTACGACGACCTGACCTCAGTAGCTAAGTCATACCTCCCGGAGGCAATTAAGTCCGCCGTCAAAGATTTGGAGAAGGTTTTCGTGACGTTCTTCAACATAGCGGCACCCGTCACCATAAAGCTGCACTCGCTCGAGCTGATACCGGGCATAGGCAAGAAAACCATGTGGACAATACTGGAGGAGAGGAAGAAACCCTTCGAGACCTTCCAAGACATCCAGAGCAGGGTCAAGATACCGGACCCAGTCGCGCTGGTAACTGAGAGGCTTATCAAGGAAATTAAGGGTGAGGAGAGGATATACCTCTTCACAGACCCACCTCCAGGCGTGAAGGACGCTATAGTGCTCGGCTACCTCCACAGGATCTACAGCATGCTGGGCTACGAGTAA
- the amrS gene encoding AmmeMemoRadiSam system radical SAM enzyme — MGGAPDLRKPWVRVARHWVGVGDGKVVCSLCYKRCPISEGGYGACGVRYNGGGTLYTLVYGLLTAVNLDPIEKKPLTHFHPGSQVLSISTAGCNFMCMFCQNWTLSQSRRGDVFGEFITPEDLVDEAVRGGSDGISYTYNEPTIFFEYMMDVASLARKRGLFNTMVTNGYMTVEAMEELSRFLDAATVDFKGNGSKDFYRKFMGVPDPEPVFNTLALMKSRGVFVEVTDLVVPKHGDSVEDLRKLVRGVIDVLGTDVPFHLLRFYPHYKMAHLPETPVRVLEKLAEVAKGEGLRYVYVGNVPGHPLENTYCPNCGELLIRRYGFYVSEWRLGEGNTCPSCGFRINVVGGLKRGRGFWR; from the coding sequence GGTCGGCGACGGTAAGGTGGTCTGCAGTTTGTGTTACAAGAGATGCCCTATAAGCGAGGGCGGTTACGGAGCCTGCGGCGTTAGGTACAACGGTGGAGGGACCCTCTACACGTTGGTCTACGGCCTCCTCACCGCAGTCAATCTAGACCCTATAGAGAAGAAACCGCTCACGCACTTCCACCCAGGCTCTCAAGTTCTCTCAATCTCGACCGCGGGATGTAACTTCATGTGCATGTTTTGTCAGAACTGGACCTTGAGTCAGTCGAGGAGGGGGGATGTGTTCGGGGAGTTCATCACCCCGGAGGACCTGGTCGATGAGGCCGTCAGAGGGGGTTCCGACGGCATAAGCTACACCTACAACGAGCCGACCATTTTCTTCGAATACATGATGGACGTGGCCTCGTTGGCTAGGAAGAGAGGGCTGTTCAACACCATGGTGACTAACGGTTACATGACTGTGGAGGCCATGGAGGAGCTCTCGAGGTTCTTAGACGCCGCGACCGTTGATTTTAAGGGCAACGGTAGCAAGGACTTCTACAGGAAGTTCATGGGGGTCCCGGACCCCGAACCCGTCTTCAACACCCTAGCCCTCATGAAGAGTAGGGGGGTGTTCGTGGAGGTGACGGACCTGGTGGTCCCCAAGCACGGCGACAGCGTTGAGGACCTCAGAAAATTAGTTAGGGGGGTCATCGACGTTCTGGGGACTGACGTGCCGTTCCACCTGCTTCGATTCTATCCCCACTATAAGATGGCGCACCTCCCTGAAACCCCTGTCAGGGTTCTCGAGAAGCTTGCTGAGGTGGCTAAGGGTGAGGGGCTTAGGTACGTCTACGTCGGCAACGTGCCTGGACACCCGCTCGAGAACACGTACTGCCCCAACTGCGGTGAGCTCCTCATACGTAGGTACGGCTTCTACGTTAGTGAATGGAGGCTTGGGGAGGGTAACACGTGCCCTAGCTGTGGGTTCAGGATCAACGTCGTCGGTGGCCTGAAGCGGGGGAGGGGTTTCTGGAGGTAG
- the endA gene encoding tRNA-intron lyase, protein MRTYLRGWGRISGSSHSTDRVLRSCGSGDAYLIGSKAIVFNVDLARCIFSTSFIGKPVGVKKPKDVEEVDKPLELSLIEAYYLAEKGVLRVFRGSEELSLEDFRAMCREHIPEFDDLYRTFRELKDSGFIIRSALKYGTDFALYRRKPGLEHAPYLVKVLKYGQVIEPGDLISWGRLSHSVRKELILAMTYQSGMITYIALKWFKP, encoded by the coding sequence CTGCGGACATACTTAAGAGGGTGGGGACGAATCTCAGGCTCATCTCACTCCACAGATAGGGTTCTCAGGAGTTGTGGCAGCGGCGATGCCTACTTAATAGGTTCTAAGGCCATAGTGTTCAACGTAGATCTGGCCAGATGCATTTTCAGCACGAGCTTCATCGGGAAGCCTGTAGGGGTTAAGAAGCCTAAGGACGTTGAGGAGGTCGACAAGCCCCTCGAGCTCTCCCTCATCGAGGCCTACTACCTGGCGGAGAAGGGGGTTCTGAGGGTGTTCAGAGGCTCTGAGGAGCTGAGCCTCGAGGACTTCAGGGCGATGTGTCGGGAGCACATACCCGAGTTCGACGATCTCTACAGGACCTTCAGGGAGTTAAAGGATTCAGGATTCATCATAAGGTCTGCACTCAAGTACGGCACCGACTTCGCCCTCTACAGGAGGAAACCCGGGCTAGAGCACGCACCGTACCTAGTTAAGGTGCTTAAATACGGGCAGGTCATAGAGCCTGGCGACTTAATCAGTTGGGGGAGGCTCTCACACAGCGTGAGGAAGGAGCTGATACTAGCGATGACCTACCAGTCGGGCATGATAACCTATATAGCTTTAAAATGGTTTAAACCATAG
- a CDS encoding acetate--CoA ligase family protein yields the protein MGSVKEYVEGLIGKARSEGRSKLLEHEAYEALARYGFPAPKFGLARSAGEAVRLAEEIGYPVVLKIVSPDIVHKSDVGGVKLNLGSREEVLRAFDGIMHSVKAKAPEARVAGVLVQEMVPSSLEVIVGATRDPTFGPVLLFGLGGIFVEVLKDVSFRITPLTRYDAETMLTEIKAAKILDGYRGTPPRDKEAIVDIIMKLAKFMEDQESVTDVDLNPVMVFEAGMGAKVADVRILIR from the coding sequence ATGGGTAGCGTTAAGGAGTATGTGGAGGGTTTGATCGGTAAGGCGAGGAGTGAGGGAAGGTCTAAGTTATTGGAGCATGAGGCATACGAGGCTTTAGCTCGGTACGGCTTCCCAGCCCCTAAGTTCGGGCTCGCTCGCTCTGCTGGGGAGGCCGTTAGGCTGGCTGAGGAGATAGGGTACCCGGTAGTTCTGAAGATAGTCAGTCCGGACATAGTGCATAAGTCCGATGTGGGCGGCGTCAAACTGAATCTCGGCTCGAGGGAGGAGGTCCTCAGGGCCTTCGACGGCATAATGCACAGCGTTAAGGCTAAAGCGCCTGAGGCGAGGGTTGCAGGGGTCTTAGTGCAGGAGATGGTGCCCTCAAGCCTTGAGGTCATTGTGGGCGCTACGAGGGACCCGACCTTCGGCCCTGTACTGCTGTTCGGCCTTGGAGGGATATTTGTTGAGGTCCTCAAGGACGTGAGCTTCAGGATAACGCCGCTGACCAGATACGATGCTGAGACCATGCTCACCGAGATTAAAGCCGCTAAGATCCTCGACGGCTACAGGGGGACCCCGCCTAGGGACAAGGAAGCCATAGTTGACATAATAATGAAGCTCGCCAAATTCATGGAGGATCAGGAGTCAGTCACCGACGTTGACCTCAACCCTGTGATGGTTTTCGAGGCTGGCATGGGGGCTAAGGTAGCGGATGTGAGGATCCTCATAAGGTAG
- a CDS encoding 50S ribosomal protein L21e, whose product MVRTSHGYRHRTRKLLRKNVRERGAIPPLSQVLKEYKVGDKVYITPNPAIHDALPHRRYIGKVGVVIGKRGRAYIVELHLGDKRKTLITYPEHLRLASA is encoded by the coding sequence ATGGTGAGGACATCCCACGGGTACAGGCACAGGACGAGGAAGTTGCTGAGGAAGAACGTGAGGGAGAGGGGGGCGATCCCTCCGCTGAGCCAGGTTCTGAAGGAGTATAAGGTAGGTGATAAGGTCTACATAACGCCTAACCCAGCGATCCACGACGCCCTACCGCATAGGAGGTACATAGGCAAGGTCGGTGTGGTGATTGGGAAGAGGGGGAGGGCCTACATAGTTGAGCTACACCTAGGCGATAAGAGGAAGACCCTCATCACATACCCTGAGCATTTAAGACTGGCCAGTGCGTGA
- a CDS encoding ATP/GTP-binding protein: protein MYFIIVAGPAGSGKSTFVSAAAQWMEANGLDVVKVNLDPAAESLPYVPDVDVRNYITTRDFMTKYGLGPNGALVLSVDYLVNYVGDLRREVDEVRGNYVLIDLPGQLEIVAFRRLGPLLLKELTKGCKSLVAFMIDSHLASTPHSSYSALLLALSTMFRLRLPMVLVLNKMDLVTSVQGLKEPPELSVRLHALQLLDEEYSCVTAGSDSLFISPEVGEELCNIFREVFREVVLVSSKEMWGMDEAYASFQRVLAGGEDFVTEEYSEGPSRD from the coding sequence ATGTACTTCATCATCGTCGCAGGGCCCGCGGGCTCGGGTAAGTCAACCTTCGTCTCGGCTGCGGCTCAGTGGATGGAGGCTAATGGGCTGGACGTGGTTAAGGTCAACCTGGACCCCGCTGCTGAGTCCCTCCCATACGTTCCGGACGTTGACGTGAGGAACTACATCACCACCCGCGACTTCATGACTAAGTACGGTCTAGGGCCTAACGGCGCGCTAGTGCTCAGCGTCGACTACCTGGTCAACTACGTTGGGGACTTGAGGAGGGAGGTCGACGAGGTGAGGGGGAACTACGTCCTCATAGACCTTCCAGGGCAGCTGGAGATAGTGGCTTTCAGGAGGTTAGGGCCCTTACTCCTTAAGGAGCTCACTAAGGGCTGCAAGTCGCTCGTGGCTTTCATGATTGACTCACACCTCGCCTCAACCCCTCATTCAAGCTATTCGGCACTGCTCCTCGCACTCTCCACTATGTTTAGGTTGAGGCTCCCAATGGTTCTAGTCTTGAATAAGATGGACTTGGTGACGAGCGTGCAGGGGCTTAAGGAACCCCCTGAGTTGAGCGTCAGGCTCCACGCACTCCAGCTCCTCGACGAGGAGTACAGCTGCGTTACGGCTGGCAGCGACTCCCTCTTCATAAGTCCGGAGGTCGGTGAGGAGCTCTGCAACATCTTCAGGGAGGTCTTCAGGGAGGTCGTCCTAGTGTCGTCTAAGGAGATGTGGGGTATGGACGAGGCGTACGCCTCCTTCCAGAGGGTTCTGGCGGGTGGGGAGGATTTCGTGACGGAGGAGTACAGTGAGGGGCCGAGCAGGGATTGA
- a CDS encoding UbiX family flavin prenyltransferase: MGRFVVGITGSSGVVYGLRLVEVLSNLGHEVHVVLSEEAKIVSASECLSEDGLMRLLGRLAKFVYGEYDFTAPVASSSFVVEGAVIMPCSLKTLGEVANSIQSTLISRATLNSLRLRRPTILVLRETPLSTLDILNMLKVSLSGGVIMPASPAFYSEPQTIEDLIDFMVGKVLDVLNIDNKLYRRWGGSKATRGTSLCARFYGPEES; this comes from the coding sequence GTGGGTAGGTTCGTTGTGGGCATAACTGGCAGTAGCGGCGTTGTCTACGGCTTGAGGCTTGTGGAGGTGCTGAGTAACCTAGGTCATGAGGTCCACGTCGTGTTGAGTGAGGAGGCTAAGATCGTGTCAGCTAGTGAGTGTTTAAGTGAGGACGGGTTGATGAGGCTGTTGGGCAGGCTCGCTAAGTTTGTCTACGGCGAGTACGACTTCACAGCCCCTGTGGCCTCGTCATCCTTTGTGGTTGAGGGTGCCGTGATCATGCCCTGCAGCCTTAAGACCTTGGGTGAAGTCGCTAACTCCATCCAGTCGACCTTAATCAGCAGGGCAACGCTTAACTCGCTCAGGCTGAGGCGCCCCACAATCCTAGTCCTGCGTGAGACGCCGCTGTCCACGCTCGACATACTTAACATGCTTAAGGTGTCGCTAAGCGGCGGCGTCATAATGCCTGCCTCCCCGGCATTCTACTCAGAGCCGCAAACGATTGAGGATCTAATAGACTTCATGGTGGGCAAGGTCTTGGACGTTCTCAATATAGATAATAAGCTCTACAGGAGGTGGGGTGGGTCTAAAGCTACTCGAGGAACGAGTCTTTGCGCCCGCTTCTACGGGCCAGAAGAGTCCTGA
- the glyS gene encoding glycine--tRNA ligase, protein MGSDSGDKYDKIVDLAARRGFFWPSYEIYGGLAGFYDLGPLGALLKESIRNVWLEYFVLRHQDMVVLVETPVIAPEIVFKASGHLDSFTDPVVACSGCGKIYRADHLLQEVLGLRTEGMGPGELNSLIKDRGVRCPSCGSELGEVRTFNLLFQTNVGPYRHGTAYLRPEAAQGMFTSFKRVFTSMRYSLPLGIAQVGRVARNEISPRQGMVRLREFTIMEVEFLFDPEEPGEPDFSRFQERLRILTAESRRRGVEEVISVRPEEAVAEGIILNPWLAYWMTVAQAFTKELGIGGDEVLFEEKLPEERAHYSRQTFDQLVSISRWGWVEISGHAYRTNYDLARHMQYSGEDMTVYRELREPREVLTKKVVVDEALLKEAFGGDAAKVSRALESLEVGEVEGMIRRGEVVVGGFRVPVNAVRIEEVREVVRGRRFVPHVVEPSFGAERLVLVALDKAYSEDGGRVYLRLPPRIAPYKLAVFPLMAKEQLRALARKIYEEAVKAGLTALYDEDGSIGRRYARVDEIGVPFAVTVDYQSLSDGTVTIRFRDTREQVRLKADEVVAWAVAKIYATRVLP, encoded by the coding sequence ATGGGCTCAGACAGCGGCGACAAGTACGACAAGATAGTCGACCTGGCTGCACGTAGGGGGTTCTTCTGGCCTTCGTACGAGATCTACGGAGGGCTTGCTGGGTTCTACGATTTGGGACCCCTCGGAGCCCTGCTTAAGGAGAGTATAAGGAACGTGTGGCTTGAGTACTTCGTCCTAAGACACCAGGACATGGTTGTCCTGGTCGAGACCCCCGTCATAGCGCCTGAGATAGTCTTCAAGGCGTCGGGGCATCTCGACAGCTTTACAGACCCTGTGGTTGCGTGTAGCGGGTGCGGTAAAATCTACAGAGCCGATCACCTCCTGCAGGAGGTCCTGGGTCTAAGGACTGAGGGGATGGGCCCGGGCGAGCTGAACTCCCTCATTAAGGATAGGGGTGTTAGGTGCCCTTCCTGCGGCAGTGAGTTAGGTGAGGTCAGGACCTTCAACCTCCTCTTCCAGACTAACGTCGGGCCTTACAGACACGGGACTGCGTACCTAAGGCCTGAGGCAGCTCAAGGCATGTTCACCTCGTTCAAAAGGGTCTTCACCTCCATGAGGTATTCACTGCCCCTCGGCATAGCTCAGGTCGGGAGGGTCGCCAGGAACGAGATATCCCCTAGGCAGGGCATGGTTAGGCTGAGGGAGTTCACCATAATGGAGGTCGAGTTCCTCTTCGACCCTGAGGAGCCGGGGGAGCCCGACTTCAGCAGGTTCCAGGAGAGGCTCAGGATACTCACCGCTGAGTCTAGGAGGAGGGGGGTTGAGGAGGTAATCTCGGTGAGGCCTGAGGAGGCGGTGGCCGAGGGCATAATCCTCAACCCGTGGCTCGCGTACTGGATGACGGTCGCGCAGGCCTTCACCAAGGAGTTAGGCATCGGCGGGGATGAAGTCCTCTTCGAGGAGAAACTGCCTGAGGAGAGAGCCCATTACTCAAGACAGACGTTCGATCAGCTGGTCTCCATATCTAGGTGGGGGTGGGTCGAGATCTCCGGCCACGCCTACAGAACGAATTACGACCTCGCCAGGCACATGCAGTACTCGGGTGAGGACATGACTGTCTACAGGGAGTTGAGGGAGCCTAGGGAGGTCTTAACGAAGAAGGTGGTGGTTGATGAGGCCCTCCTGAAGGAGGCCTTCGGAGGCGACGCCGCCAAGGTCTCCAGAGCCCTGGAGAGCCTGGAAGTCGGTGAGGTGGAGGGGATGATTAGGAGGGGGGAGGTGGTGGTCGGGGGGTTCAGGGTTCCCGTCAACGCAGTCAGAATCGAGGAAGTGAGGGAGGTCGTGAGGGGGCGTAGGTTCGTGCCGCACGTCGTCGAGCCGTCCTTCGGGGCTGAGAGGCTCGTGCTGGTTGCTCTGGATAAGGCATACTCTGAAGACGGGGGCAGGGTCTACCTTAGACTACCGCCCAGGATAGCTCCCTACAAGCTGGCGGTGTTCCCCCTGATGGCTAAGGAGCAGCTGAGGGCCCTGGCGAGGAAGATATATGAGGAGGCCGTGAAGGCGGGGTTGACAGCCCTCTACGACGAGGACGGCAGCATAGGTAGGAGGTATGCTAGAGTGGATGAGATAGGGGTGCCCTTCGCCGTGACTGTGGACTATCAGTCGCTGAGCGACGGTACTGTGACGATCAGGTTCAGGGACACCAGGGAGCAGGTCAGGCTCAAGGCGGATGAGGTCGTTGCCTGGGCGGTCGCCAAGATCTATGCAACGCGGGTGCTTCCCTAA